The following are encoded together in the Iodobacter fluviatilis genome:
- a CDS encoding reverse transcriptase/maturase family protein: protein MPKSNGKMRPLGIPCLRDRIVQRAILMVMEPIWESDFHTVSYGFRKARSVHHAIRTVKLQLQDGGEQSTAGRWIIEGNLASYFDTIHHRLLLKAMRKRIADPRLLAMEVHQSGLCRSRFISGGK from the coding sequence ATTCCAAAAAGCAATGGCAAGATGAGGCCTTTGGGCATCCCTTGCCTGCGTGATCGGATTGTACAGCGTGCCATTTTGATGGTGATGGAGCCGATATGGGAAAGTGATTTCCATACCGTTTCATACGGATTCAGAAAAGCGCGCAGCGTACATCACGCCATTCGCACGGTGAAATTACAGCTACAGGATGGGGGAGAACAAAGCACAGCTGGGCGCTGGATTATTGAAGGCAATCTGGCCAGCTACTTCGATACCATTCACCATCGATTACTGCTTAAAGCAATGCGCAAGCGTATCGCAGACCCGCGTTTACTGGCTATGGAAGTTCATCAAAGCGGGCTGTGTAGATCGCGGTTTATTTCGGGCGGCAAGTGA
- a CDS encoding IS3 family transposase, protein MKQQRKQYPISQMAQWLGLSRSGFYNWLQSKSAPKQAHRLLLEVKIRAAHAHGRMTYGPRRLQKELAADEVQIGLSQLRYLRRRLGLRCIQAKKFKATTHSNHSLPVKENLLGQCFEPVKPNEMWVSDISYSTPSQRSLH, encoded by the coding sequence ATGAAACAGCAAAGAAAGCAGTATCCGATTTCACAAATGGCACAATGGCTTGGCCTGTCGCGCAGCGGATTTTATAACTGGCTACAGTCCAAATCAGCACCAAAGCAGGCGCATCGCCTGCTGCTGGAAGTCAAAATACGTGCAGCACATGCGCACGGCAGAATGACTTATGGGCCACGACGTTTACAGAAAGAGCTTGCGGCTGATGAGGTACAAATTGGCTTGAGTCAATTGCGCTATTTGAGGCGCAGACTGGGTTTGCGCTGCATTCAAGCGAAGAAATTCAAGGCGACGACCCATTCAAATCATAGCTTGCCAGTGAAAGAGAATTTACTCGGGCAATGTTTCGAACCGGTCAAGCCGAATGAAATGTGGGTGAGCGATATTAGTTACAGTACGCCCAGCCAGCGTAGCCTGCATTGA
- a CDS encoding IS3 family transposase (programmed frameshift) yields MKAARYSDSQIMAILKQAEAGSTVPDLCREHGMSSASFYKWRAKFGGMDVSMMTRMKELEDENKRLKKMYIEAQMQADIIKEAMFKKVVKPSQRREMAQWAVETKAVSIRAACASFAISTTCYRYVRKLDAENAQIADSLVQLTETHRNWGFGLCFLHLRNVKKKHWNHKRVYRIYCDLELNLRIKPKKRLDRETPAPLAVPEAKNETWSMDFMHDQLADGRSIRLFNVIDDFNREGLGIEVDFSLPAERVIRSLNQIIEWRGKPKRIRSDNGPEYISHLLKNWAEQQSIELAYIQPGNPQQNAYIERYNRTVRYEWLACDDFESLAEVQETATQWLWTYNNERPHMGLGGITPKQKLALHA; encoded by the exons ATGAAAGCAGCACGTTATTCTGACAGCCAGATTATGGCGATTTTAAAGCAAGCGGAAGCCGGTTCAACCGTCCCCGATCTGTGCCGCGAGCACGGCATGAGTTCTGCCTCTTTCTACAAATGGCGCGCTAAGTTTGGCGGCATGGACGTCTCGATGATGACGCGGATGAAAGAGCTGGAGGACGAAAATAAGCGCCTTAAAAAGATGTATATCGAAGCCCAGATGCAAGCGGATATCATCAAGGAGGCCATGT TCAAAAAAGTAGTGAAGCCATCTCAGCGTCGTGAGATGGCTCAATGGGCCGTTGAAACCAAGGCCGTTTCTATTCGTGCAGCTTGCGCCAGCTTTGCGATTAGCACGACTTGCTATCGCTATGTTCGTAAGCTGGATGCAGAAAATGCCCAAATCGCTGACTCATTGGTTCAACTCACGGAAACGCATCGCAACTGGGGCTTTGGCCTTTGTTTTTTGCATCTGCGAAACGTAAAGAAAAAGCACTGGAATCATAAACGGGTCTACAGGATTTACTGCGATTTAGAATTAAATCTGCGGATTAAGCCTAAAAAACGCTTAGATCGTGAAACCCCAGCGCCATTAGCTGTGCCAGAGGCAAAAAATGAAACGTGGTCGATGGATTTTATGCACGATCAATTGGCCGATGGCCGCAGTATTCGCTTATTTAATGTGATTGATGATTTTAATCGGGAAGGATTGGGCATTGAAGTCGATTTCTCTTTGCCAGCAGAGCGCGTCATACGCAGCCTGAATCAAATTATTGAATGGCGCGGCAAGCCAAAACGAATCAGGTCCGATAATGGCCCAGAATATATCAGCCATCTGCTGAAAAATTGGGCAGAGCAACAATCGATTGAATTGGCTTATATTCAGCCTGGCAATCCACAGCAAAACGCATATATTGAGCGTTATAATCGGACTGTGCGTTATGAATGGCTGGCCTGCGATGACTTTGAAAGTCTTGCTGAAGTACAAGAAACCGCAACGCAATGGCTTTGGACTTACAATAACGAGCGTCCGCACATGGGATTGGGCGGCATCACCCCGAAACAAAAACTGGCATTACATGCCTAG
- a CDS encoding acetate uptake transporter, whose protein sequence is MPQSHHTQDQTANPAPLGLLGFGMTTVLLNLHNAGAIELSAMILAMGIFYGGIAQVIAGILEWKKGNTFGTVAFTSYGMFWLTLVALLILPKLGLAESASVNSMTAYLTMWGIFTAFLFIGTLKLNKATQFIFGSLTILFALLAVGDYTGSATIKQIAGIEGIVCGASAIYAAMAQILNEMYGKTIMPLGEVGC, encoded by the coding sequence ATGCCCCAAAGCCATCACACTCAAGACCAAACAGCTAATCCTGCTCCACTAGGGCTACTCGGCTTTGGTATGACCACCGTGTTACTGAATTTACACAACGCAGGCGCCATTGAGCTTAGCGCCATGATATTAGCCATGGGGATATTCTATGGAGGCATTGCTCAGGTTATTGCAGGGATTTTAGAATGGAAGAAAGGCAATACGTTTGGTACCGTTGCCTTTACCTCTTACGGCATGTTCTGGCTCACGCTAGTTGCCCTACTGATACTTCCTAAGCTAGGGCTTGCAGAGTCCGCTTCAGTCAATAGCATGACCGCCTACCTAACCATGTGGGGAATCTTTACCGCATTTCTTTTTATTGGCACGCTTAAGTTAAATAAAGCCACACAATTTATTTTTGGCTCGCTCACCATTCTTTTTGCTCTCTTAGCCGTTGGCGACTACACAGGCAGCGCCACCATTAAACAAATAGCGGGAATCGAAGGAATTGTTTGCGGCGCATCGGCCATTTATGCAGCGATGGCCCAAATATTAAATGAAATGTACGGAAAAACTATAATGCCTTTAGGTGAAGTAGGCTGCTAA
- a CDS encoding reverse transcriptase domain-containing protein, giving the protein MELWHTKPAPIAVREQRQWKPAISYCRYADDFVVIVKGSKAQAETARADCRAFLEDQLKLTLNLEKTHIPHVNDGFVFLGHRIIRKRGARGQMRVVSTIPWDKYRRFTEKLVKQLSSNYSTNRMDMLASLNRHLTGWANFHQYTDFTATLFSKLDRAIFWKFGYWLARKYRRGFRSLMRDYVKSPANGVAKTWLIGGQNTHG; this is encoded by the coding sequence ATGGAACTTTGGCATACAAAACCAGCGCCCATTGCGGTACGGGAGCAGCGCCAGTGGAAACCGGCAATATCTTATTGTCGATATGCTGATGATTTTGTTGTGATTGTCAAAGGCAGCAAAGCGCAAGCTGAAACTGCGCGCGCAGACTGCCGAGCATTTCTTGAAGATCAGCTTAAATTGACGCTGAATCTTGAGAAAACCCACATTCCGCATGTTAACGATGGCTTTGTGTTTCTGGGGCATCGAATCATTCGTAAGCGTGGCGCGCGCGGTCAGATGCGGGTGGTGAGTACAATTCCATGGGATAAATATCGGCGCTTTACCGAGAAGTTGGTAAAGCAACTGTCGAGTAATTACAGCACGAATCGAATGGATATGCTGGCGAGTCTTAACCGACACCTCACTGGGTGGGCAAACTTTCACCAATACACCGACTTTACTGCCACTTTATTCAGCAAGTTAGATCGCGCCATCTTCTGGAAGTTTGGCTATTGGCTGGCGCGTAAATACCGACGCGGCTTTAGATCGCTCATGCGAGATTATGTTAAATCGCCAGCAAACGGTGTCGCTAAAACTTGGTTGATTGGAGGGCAAAACACTCATGGCTAG
- a CDS encoding HAD-IIA family hydrolase, which yields MIKSIISDMDGVIYRGKQLIPGANEFVQRLLSTQLPFLFLTNNAEQTSLDLKLKLEAMGIHGLTEGNFITSAMATAMFLRSQKERATVFIIGGGGLINELYNVGFSISESKPDYVVVAKSSSFNFEQMKKAVRFIDGGAKFIGTNPDMIDPVEGGSEPAAGTILAAISAATGKKPYIVGKPNALMMTLATRKLGVHPEDTLMVGDRMDTDIVGGMEAGMKTALVLSGVSTMGMIEQFPYKPDYVFNHVGEIDFTNL from the coding sequence ATGATTAAGAGCATTATTTCTGATATGGATGGTGTGATTTATCGTGGTAAGCAACTCATTCCAGGCGCCAATGAGTTTGTTCAGCGTTTATTAAGTACTCAATTGCCCTTTCTGTTTTTAACGAATAATGCAGAGCAAACGTCTCTCGATTTAAAATTAAAACTAGAAGCGATGGGTATTCATGGCTTAACTGAGGGTAATTTCATTACTAGCGCTATGGCGACAGCTATGTTTTTACGTAGCCAGAAAGAGCGTGCCACGGTATTTATTATTGGTGGAGGTGGCTTGATTAATGAGCTTTATAATGTTGGGTTTTCTATTTCAGAAAGTAAGCCTGATTATGTTGTTGTCGCCAAATCAAGTAGCTTTAATTTTGAACAAATGAAAAAAGCAGTGCGCTTTATTGATGGCGGTGCCAAATTTATTGGTACCAATCCAGATATGATTGATCCGGTGGAAGGAGGGAGTGAGCCTGCCGCTGGGACTATCTTGGCGGCGATTTCGGCGGCGACCGGTAAGAAGCCATATATTGTCGGCAAGCCTAATGCACTAATGATGACACTTGCAACGCGTAAATTGGGCGTACACCCAGAAGACACCTTGATGGTGGGCGATCGGATGGATACGGATATTGTTGGTGGGATGGAGGCTGGAATGAAAACCGCCTTAGTGCTTTCTGGCGTATCAACTATGGGAATGATTGAGCAGTTCCCTTATAAACCAGATTATGTCTTTAACCATGTTGGTGAAATTGATTTCACCAATCTTTAA
- a CDS encoding transposase, whose product MASSYTTAFRAEAVKLVLEQHLNVPQAMPKQTLDKWVKLAQQGKLAGLDQHRVQPVDELSAEVARLKRELAESKMECAFLKKAATYFAKEFTLSTRS is encoded by the coding sequence ATGGCCAGTAGTTACACCACTGCATTTCGTGCAGAAGCCGTTAAATTAGTACTCGAACAACACTTGAATGTGCCGCAAGCGATGCCCAAACAGACGCTGGATAAGTGGGTCAAATTGGCACAGCAAGGCAAGCTAGCGGGCCTGGATCAACATCGCGTTCAGCCTGTCGACGAGCTCAGCGCCGAGGTCGCCAGGCTCAAACGAGAACTGGCCGAAAGCAAAATGGAGTGCGCTTTTTTAAAAAAGGCCGCCACGTACTTTGCCAAGGAATTCACGCTAAGTACGCGTTCATGA
- a CDS encoding AtaL-like protein, with product MQLEHLVAVNDPSNDLVLTRAELWKGLLIRAECPDIFMSHVDHVEIIERSAVHLLRTMIIGAMHIQDRIHLVHEQHIRYDTEPNEQHGGGTLLMLIEEPETDMLFVRFHYQTPQDDQGEEAEYTKFLKAAWQQNDVETIKKIRELATEGLLAVKH from the coding sequence TTGCAACTCGAACACCTTGTCGCGGTTAACGATCCATCCAACGATTTAGTTCTAACTCGCGCCGAGCTTTGGAAAGGGCTATTAATACGCGCCGAATGCCCCGACATCTTTATGTCGCACGTCGACCACGTTGAAATCATTGAGCGCAGCGCTGTACATCTACTGCGAACAATGATTATCGGCGCAATGCATATCCAAGATCGCATCCACTTAGTGCACGAACAGCACATCCGCTACGATACCGAGCCCAATGAGCAACATGGCGGCGGCACACTACTGATGCTGATCGAAGAGCCTGAAACCGACATGCTATTTGTGCGCTTTCATTACCAGACACCTCAAGATGATCAAGGCGAAGAAGCGGAATATACAAAATTTTTGAAAGCTGCATGGCAGCAAAATGATGTAGAAACCATTAAGAAAATTCGCGAATTGGCTACTGAAGGTTTGCTAGCGGTAAAACATTAA
- the rsmI gene encoding 16S rRNA (cytidine(1402)-2'-O)-methyltransferase encodes MHTESIPIIKSALYVVATPIGNLNDMTPRAIAALKGADVIAAEDTRVTGQLLKHFNISTPMVSLHEHNEHSMAEKLIARMLAGETIAQVSDAGTPAVSDPGALLAAAAHAAGCKIIPVPGASALTTALSASGFVSPHALFYGFLPPKTKQRCDALAELKEQSFITVFYEAPHRIVDCLADMAAVFGPEREAVLCREITKTFETIRRLPLGELAAWVASDSNQERGESVIVVNAAPKAEKANGADYDKILLPLIAELPLKQAVALAVSISGAPKNALYERALELKNSAKGKEPSA; translated from the coding sequence GTGCATACCGAATCCATTCCTATTATTAAGTCCGCATTATATGTGGTCGCAACCCCTATCGGTAACCTTAACGACATGACGCCTCGCGCCATTGCTGCCTTAAAAGGTGCCGATGTGATCGCAGCGGAAGATACCCGAGTCACTGGGCAGTTACTTAAACACTTTAATATTTCAACGCCGATGGTGTCTTTGCATGAGCACAATGAACACAGCATGGCTGAAAAACTCATCGCCCGCATGCTTGCGGGTGAAACAATTGCGCAAGTATCCGATGCAGGAACCCCCGCAGTATCAGATCCTGGCGCACTGCTCGCCGCAGCAGCCCATGCCGCAGGATGCAAGATCATTCCTGTACCAGGTGCCTCAGCATTGACTACCGCTCTTTCTGCTAGTGGCTTTGTATCCCCACACGCCTTGTTTTATGGTTTCTTACCGCCAAAAACTAAACAGCGTTGTGATGCACTGGCGGAGCTTAAAGAACAAAGCTTCATCACTGTATTCTATGAAGCCCCGCACCGTATCGTTGATTGTTTAGCCGATATGGCCGCAGTGTTTGGCCCAGAACGTGAAGCCGTACTTTGCCGTGAAATCACCAAAACCTTCGAAACTATCCGACGCCTACCACTGGGCGAACTCGCAGCATGGGTGGCCAGCGATAGTAATCAAGAACGTGGTGAATCTGTGATTGTGGTGAATGCCGCCCCAAAAGCAGAAAAAGCAAATGGCGCAGATTATGACAAAATATTACTCCCTCTAATTGCCGAGCTACCGCTCAAACAAGCAGTTGCCCTAGCAGTATCCATTAGCGGGGCACCTAAAAATGCCCTCTATGAACGTGCATTAGAGCTAAAAAACAGCGCAAAAGGCAAGGAACCTTCGGCTTAA